AGTTCCTTTTCAAGCTCCGCTTCGTTTTTAATGGAATTAGGAGTTTTAACCGTAAATTCCCTGCCGAGTATATATTTTTCTATATAGCTTTTAGGAAGATATGCAAGCATCGCTTTTCCAACGCCTGTGCATGTCATGGGAGCGCGCTTTCCGACTTGAGAATATGTAATCAGGAAATCAGGCATATCAAACTTGTCTATATATACAACCTCGCCCTCACAATGTGTAGCCAAATGTACTGTCTGACCGTATTTTTGTGAAAGCATTTCACAAAACGGCCTTGCCTCGCTTCTTAAATCCATACGGCTTTCCACCGTTCTGCCCATTTCAAAAAGCTTCATGCCAAGCTTATATTTCTTTGTCGAACCGTCCTGCTCAAGATACCCATAGCTTACAAGGGTATTAACAAGGCCGTAAACAGTGCTTTTACTGAGGTTCATACATTCGGAAATTTCCGAAATGCCCATTTCCCTCCTGTTTGAAAAGTATTCCAGTATATCCAGCGCCCTGGCAACCGACTGTATTATAACCCCTTTAGGATTTGCCATAACAAAACTCCTTTTTTCGGTATAACCGAACTATATTCGTAATTTCTGTATGTTTATATTATTGCACCTTTTAAACCGATATGTCAATGGAGTTTTATATGAAATTATATATAAATATTTCCATTCCCAAATAGCAACATTGCCGAAAAATAAAATTAATCCGCGTTAACCCATACAAATCTGCCGAAATTTATTCTTCTTTATTTCAAACCTTTTGAACATTCATTCCACTGTTATACACGATACGGCGCATTTAAGTTATTATACCAATATATCTTCAATCTGCATGCGGTTTTGGCGTCCCAAAACATACCATAATAAGATATATATAAAACGCTTTGCCGGCTTCGGTTTACCGATGATACTTACGGTTTTCGGTAAGTAAAGGCGAAATATCCGCATTAAAGCCGCTTGGCTTGGGATTTTCCGCGCCCGCGCGTCTTTGCCCAGATTTTGCGCCTTTTCTGCCGTTAAAACTCTTACGGCCTTACCAAGGGAAAAACTTTTGCCGTTCAAAGCGCGGCACGCATCCTATGACAAGCGCATAAATACCGAAATGCGAAATTTTTTCCTTGCGTGGCATATGTGCCATTGTAAACCGAATCCGGCATTGCCGTTTATAGAATTTTTTCATATCTTCATCTTACAATGACACACATGCTCCGAAGGGAATTTTTACTGCCCTTCCGTTCTCCAAATATTCGGCTGGACTATTGAAATTCCCTTCATAGAACGCTGCCCGCCGCGGCTCTTACACGGTTCGTATGATTCTCCGGCGGCAAGCCTATGCGTCTGCTTTTTGAACAATAAAAAATTTTCTCCGTTCGCATCCGAGAAAAGCATCGGCAATTTAAAATCAGAAAAAATGCTCGGGAGCCGTCGAAATTATGCCAAATAAATTCCCCAACGTATATTCCCCCGTAAACCGAATTTATCTTATATTCCACAAAAAAACGGATCGGCGCAAAATACGCCAATCCGTTAAAGCGGCATGAATCCGCAGTATTAAATTTTACCTCCGCAAAACCTCTAAATAATTTCTTCCAAAGCGTCCGCCGCATTTGTATTTCAGACGTAAACATGCTTTTTCCAAAATCGTTACGGCCATTAAATTTGGCTCTTTATAACTTCCAAAGCCTTTTGAAGCGCATCGCCTATTTTAGACGCGTCCTTTCCGCCTGCCTGGGCCATATTCGGCTTTCCGCCGCCGCCTCCGCCGCATACGGCCGCCGCCGCTTTTATAATGCTGCCGCAATGCGCGCCTTTCTTAACGGCGTCGTCCGTTGCCATTGCCACAAGGTTAACCTTGCCTTCGTTTTCGCTTGCGAGCGCTATAACAAGGCTTCCTAGTTTATTTTTAAGCTCGTCGCCCATTGTTTTAAGCCCTGCCCCGTCGGAGCCTTTAACTTCGGCACATATTACGTTTATGCCGTTAATTTCCGTTTTGCCTTCCAATATGTTTCCTGCCGCGTCTCCCGCCATTTTGGCTTTAAGCGCGCTTAATTCCTTGGAAATGGTTTTCTGTTCCGCAATAAGCCCCTCAACGCGTTTAACCATATTGTCCGGCGTTGTCTTAAGGGCCGCGCATACGTTTTTAAGCATATCCTCTTGGCGCTGGTAGAACTTAACGGCTCCCGCGCCCGTAAGCGCCTCAATCCTTCTTACGCCCGATGCAACGCCGCCTTCAGAGACAATTTTAAAACTTCCTATCTGAGCCGTATTTTTAAGGTGCGCACCGCCGCAAAGCTCTATGGAGTATCCGCCCATGTCCACAACGCGCACAATATTGCCGTATTTCTCGCCGAAAAGAGCCGTCGCACCCATTTTGCGCGCGTCGTCTATGGTTTTTTCGCAAGCCGTAATGTCAATGCTTTCGTATATCTTTTCATTTACGATATTTTCGACTTTCCTTATTTCTTCCGCCGTCATTGCCGTAAAGTGGGTAAAGTCAAAACGCAGCCTGTCTGCCGAAACATACGATCCGGCCTGTTGGATATGGGTTCCAAGCACGTCCCTTAAAGCTTTCTGAAGAAGGTGAGTAGCGCTGTGGTTCCTTGAAATCGAAAGCCTGTTTTTAACGTCGTACGACGCCGACGCTTTTTCTCCCACTTTAATGCTTCCGTCCACAACAGAACCTATATGGGCAATTTTGCCGCCTACTACCTTTATGCAGTCGGTCACCTCAACCGTGCCCATATTCGTTTTAATCACTCCGATATCTCCTACCTGGCCGCCCATTTCCGCATAAAAAGGCGTTCTGTCAAGGAATACGGAAACTTCGTCGCCCACCGAAGCGGTTTCCGAAACTTCATTGTTCGCCACGACGGCTATAATTTCGGCGTCATCTACAACGCTTACGTCGTAGCCTGCAAATTCCGTCGTCATATTTGTATCCAACTGATGGTAAACCGTTTCGTCGGCGCCCATATAGTTGCTTTCGGCGCGCGCCGCCCTTGCCCTTTCCTTTTGTATTTTCATTTCCTCGAGGAAAGCGTCCTCGTCAAGGGATATCCCTTCTTCTTCAAGTATTTCCTTTGTAAGGTCGATAGGGAAACCGTATGTGTCGTAAAGGCGGAAACTCATAGCTCCGTCCATCACATTCCTGCCGGCGGCTTTAATTTCGGCTATATCGTTTTTAAGTATTTCCATGCCTTTGTCAATGGTTTTGTAAAAGCTGTTTTCTTCAACCGAAAGCACTTTTTTAATATAGTCTTTCTTCTCCACAAGCTCCGGATAGGCTTCGCCGCTGCACTCTATGACAACGTCGCAGAGGTTTGCCAAAAACTCGCCGTTTATACCGAGAAGCTTGCCGTGGCGTGCGGCGCGCCTTAAAAGCCTCCTTAAAACGTATCCGCGCCCTTCATTTGAAGGAAGCACTCCGTCGGCAGTCATAAACGTAACGGAACGTATATGGTCGGTTATAACGCGCACGCTTACGTCCGTTTTATGGTCTTTCATGTATTCAACGCCCGCAATGCGGCATACCTCGTCCCTTAAAGCCTTAACCGTATCGACGTCGAATATGGAATCTACGCCCTGCATAATCGCCGCCATTCGTTCAAGGCCCATGCCCGTATCTATATTTTTAAACTCGAGATCCGTATAAGTCCCGTCCGGCTCGGCGTTAAACTGTGTGAAAACGAGGTTCCAAAATTCCATATAGCGGTCGCAGTCGCACCCTACCGTACAGCCTTCTTTGCCGCAGCCGTATTTCTCTCCCCTGTCGTAATAAATTTCGGAACATGGGCCGCATGGGCCTGTTCCGTGTTCCCAAAAATTATCTTCTTTACCCATGTAAAAAATTCTGTCTTTAGGGAGGCCCACAACCTCATGCCATATTTTAGCCGCCTCGTCGTCGTCCTTATAAACAGTCACATAAAGCTTATCCTCAGGTATTTCCATAACCTTTGTAACAAATTCCCAGCTCCACGGTATTATTTCCATCTTGAAATAATCTCCGAATGAGAAATCGCCGAGCATTTCAAAGAAAGTTCCGTGGCGCGCCGTTTTGCCGACGTTTTCAATATCGCCCGTCCTTATGCATTTTTGGCATGTCGTAACCCTTTTGCTCGGCGGCGTTTCCTGCCCCGTAAAGAACGGTTTAAGCGGCGCCATGCCGGAGTTTATAAGCAAAAGGCTGTTGTCGTTATGCGGTATCAAAGACGCGCTCGGCAGCCTTAAATGCTGTTTGCTTTCGAAAAACGAAAGGAACTTTTCCCTTACTTCATTAACTCCCATTTGTTTCATACTCAAATTCTCCTTTGTTTTAATAATATCAGTATCCCCGAAATAGGTATTTTTAACAGCCGCACAATGCGGCATAATGAATATCGGAGCATAAAAAAAAGCGCGTCCAATCCCTCTAAGGGACGAGAACACACTCGCGGTACCACCCTAATTATGCAAAAAAGCATCTCTTATCTTCCTTTTAACGCAAGGGAAACGTCCCGCTTTATGCGGGAAGCCCGGAAAAATCCAAAAAGGCTGCTTCGCCGTCATACCTCATAAAAACCTTACAGCCAAAGGGTTTTCTCTCTTAAATGGCAGTTAAGCCGGCTACTTCTCCTTTTTATGGCTTTTAAACCTTTATTCCAACAAAAATGATTATATTTTAATACAACTTTGTTGTCAATAAATATTTATATTAAAAACACAATATATTATAGTATAATTGTATTAATACAAAAACACAGAAAGGAACGGCCATGGACAGTATATTTAATATAAAAGTAGACAAAACGCTTCAGACGCCTCTGTACAGGCAGCTTGGCGACGCAATATTCCTTCTTATCGAAAACGGCGTTCTCAAACCAAATGAAAAACTGCCGCCGATACGCCGCCTTGCGGAAGAAGCCGGCGTTAATAACTCAACGGCGGTTTCAGCCTATAAATACCTTGAAAACAAAAAGGCCGTCTATTCCCAAACAGGCAGCGGCACCTTTGTTTCCCCCATACCGCTTGAAGAAATACCCCCGCCCGTTATAGAAGAGCACATGCGCCTTATAAAACGGCCTGAAGCGGGACCGGGCATTATAAATTTCACAAGCACGTCCCTGCCCCAAGAGCTTTTCCCTGTCGACGAATTCAAGTCCGCCTTCGATTCCCTCCTCGACAGGGAGCGCGGGAACGCCTTTGGCAACATGGACGCCCAAGGTTTTTTCCCATTGCGTGAAAGCCTCTGCAAATATCTGGAAATATACGGCATTAACCAAACTCCCGATAATATACAGGTGCTGTCCGGCGCTCAGCAGGGAATCGATACGGTAAGCAAAGCAATGGCGTCATACGGCGACGTTGTCTTTATGGAGAAGCCTACATTTTACGGCGCGGCCGGCTCCTTTCTTTCAAGAGGATGTCAGATTATCGAAATACCCATGGAGCACGACGGCATGGATATTTCCGCTTTGGAAAACCTCGCAAAGCTGTACCGTCCGAAATTCATATATATAATGGCGTATTTCCAAACCCCCACAGGCGCGACGTATTCCTCCGCCAAAAAGAAAACCATACTGGATCTCGCGGAAAAATATAACTTTTATATAATCGAGGACGATAACCTTTATGACTTCAATTATTCAAAAGAACCTATCGTCCCTTTCAAAGCCCTGGACTACCGCAACAGGGTCGTATACATCAAAAGCTTTTCCAAAATACTTATGCCGGGGCTGAGGGTGGGATTTGCGGCAATGCCGAAAAAAATCATTTCCAGAATGACGACGGCCAAATATACAACCGACATTTCAACAAGCGGTTTTCTTCAAAAAGCGCTTGATATATATTTCAGGGAAAACAACTGGCGGGAACACATAAAATCAATACGTCTTTACGGCATGGAAAAATACAGGATTGCCGTTAAATATGCCGACAGGCTTTTAAAACCTTATGCAAAATACCATAAGCCTAACGGAGGCATAAGCCTTTGGATTGATACGAAAGGAATACCCGCCGACGAGCTTTTAAAAGCCTGCGCGCAAAAAAACGTACTCCTTTCCCATGGCGGCCAATTTTATATAAACGGCGAAAACAGCAGTTATGTGCGCCTTTCGTTTATCAACGTAAGCGACGAAAAACTCGAAGCCGGCATACGGCGCATGGGCGAATGTTTAAAGGGCTTTACAACAGGCGGCAAAAAGGTATAATAATTATATTACTATATTTATGAAATTACGGAGGAAAAACAATGGAAATCAGAACAAGGTTTGCCCCAAGCCCCACAGGGTATATGCACATAGGCAATTTAAGGACCGCCCTTTACGAATATCTTATCGCAAAAGCAAACGGCGGTAAATTTATATTAAGGATAGAAGATACGGATCAGGAAAGGTACGTTGAAGGCGCTGTCGACGTAATTTACAACACCCTTAAAATTACGGGGCTTATCCATGACGAAGGTCCCGATGTTGGAGGCGATTACGGCCCTTATGTCCAAAGCGAGCGCCGCGGAATGTATATGCAGTATGCACAAGAGCTTGTAAAAAAAGGCGAGGCTTACTACTGTTTCTGCACAAAAGAACGCTTGGACGGCCTTAAAGAGAAAAACGGCGAGGGCGACGCGTTTTCCCATTACGACAGGCACTGCCTTTCGCTAAGCCAAGATGAAATAAACAATAATCTTAAAAGCGGCATGCCTTATGTTATACGCCAGAAAATGCCTACGGAAGGCAAAACCACGTTTGAAGATGCGGTTTACGGAACAATCAGCGTTGATAACAGCGAACTGGACGACCAGATACTTATTAAAAGCGACGGCATGCCGACATATAACTTCGCCAACGTCGTAGACGACCATTTAATGAAAATAACCCATGTTGTACGCGGCAGCGAATACCTTTCCTCAACGCCTAAATACAACCTGCTTTACGATGCTTTCGGCTGGGACGCCCCGACTTATGTGCACCTTCCGCCGGTTATGAAAGACGCGCATCATAAGCTTTCAAAAAGGAACGGCGACGCGTCATTCCAGGATCTTATCGAAAAGGGCTATATTTCCGACGCCATTATAAATTATATCGCCCTTTTAGGCTGGAGCCCGTCAGACAACACCGAAATCTTTACGCTTGAAGAGCTTAAAAAGAGTTTCAGCATCAGCGGCCTCAGCAAATCGCCTTCTATATTCGACATACAGAAGCTTACATGGATGAACGGCGAATATATTAAGGCCATGGAATTTGAAAAATACTTTTCCCTTGTGGAACCTAAACTTAAAGAAGCCGTTAAAAACAAGAGCCTTGATTTAAGGAAAATAGCCGCCCTGCTCCAAAAACGCCTTGAAACTTTAAACGACGTAAGCGCCCTTGTTGATTTCTTTGACGAACTTCCGGAATATACTACGGAGCTTTACGTTCATAAAAAAATGAAAACGACGGAAGAAATAGCCCTTTCAAGCCTTAAAGCATGCCTTCCTGTGCTTGAAAATCTTTCGGACTGGGAAGAAACGGCAATCCATGACAGCATGATGGCTCTTGTCGGAGAACTCGGAATTAAAAACGGACAGCTTTTATGGCCGATCAGGACGGCTCTTTCAGGAAAGCCGTCGTCGCCGGGCGGAGCTTTCGAGCTGGCTGACATACTCGGCAGGGAAGAAACAATTAAACGCATTGAAAAAGGAATAGAACTTTTAAGCAAATAAACGCAAAAACAGGCTCCCCAAGGCTTTACCGCCGTTTGAGGGCCTGTTTTTTATTTTAAGACGCTTTCCGCTTTTAATTACAAATACAGTTTTAACTTACAGCCGCAAAACGGCTTTTCAATAAAAGCGCCCTCTTAATTATACATAAATCGGAATTGTATCCGTACAGAGCGCCGCTCTTGCAAATCCAAAGCCATATGCATCCAAAGCCAATATCCGTCACTTTTTCCTTTTTTTTCTCTCGTCCTTAGGCGCAACCCATGCGAACGCCCTATACGGCAGTGAAAATATAAATACAATGCCTATCGCTATGGCTCCGGCCATTTGAAGCGTGCCTACCCCTTCTAAATACGAATGATACAAATCCTGTTCAATCATTGCAAGCATCGTATTATACATCGGGTATCCCGGCACAAGCGGTATTATTCCCGGAATCAAAAACAGCGTGCTTGGGGCCCGCCTTGTATATGAAAGTACCCTTGAACATGCAGACACCACAATGGAACCGCCGAAAACCGATAATGTGGAGTTTGTGGTTTCCCCCATTATATAAAAATACACAACCCAGCCTAACGCCCCGGCTATCCCGCAGTTTATAAGCTCCCTTTTCGGCGCGTTATATATAACCGCAAAACCCATGGTAGCAAGGAACGAAAGCACAAAATTAAACGCAAAAGTCCATATATCCGCCATATCAAATTACCCCCAGTTTTGACGAAACGCTCAAAACAACGCCGACGCTTGCCGCAACGGCAACAGCCGTTATAATGGCTTCCGTAACCCTGCTCGCTCCCGAAAGGAAATCCCCGTTCATAATGTCCCTTACCGCGTTTGTAATCGCAACGCCCGGCACAAGCGGCATTATAGAGCCGGTTATAACCGTTTCATAGCTTATAACCATGCCCAAACAGTAAAATACCATCGTATAAATCGTTATTGAAGCCCCGCCTATAAGCGACGCAAGAAACGGTGACGTCCTTCGCGACATGAGGTTATTGGTAATCCCCAAAAGCACGCCCACTGCAAACGCAACGAGCCCGTCGGTAAAACATCCGTTAAATAAAAGCGCGAAAGCAAAACATACAAGCCCGTGCATTAACAACACCAGCGCGGTGTTAAAGGGCTTGATACCGTCAATTTTTTCAAGCTCGTCAAAACCTTTTACAAGGCTGATTTTCCCTTCTACGAAATTCCTTGAAAGCGAATTGGCCTTCGTTACCTTTTCAAGGTTTATAGACCTTTCGGAAATACGCTTGAATTTCGTTATTGTGCCGCCGTAAAGCGGGCTGTGTATGCTGGCAAAAATCCCCGTCGGCGTTACAAACGTTTCTGGCATGGAATCTTTGCTTACCGAAAGTATCCTTTCGAGAGTATCCTCAACCCTGTGGGTTTCGGCCCCGTTCCTAAGCATCACCTCTCCCAAATCTATGGCAAAAGACAGCAGCATGTTTTCATCCAATTAAAATCCCCCAATCCAGAGCCGGCTTTAACGGCAGAATATAAGCGGCGTTATAAAAACAAAAATCCGCGCCGTTTCGGCAAAAACCGGCCGTATAATAAAAAGTATCAATAAAATTATTTGCATGCCCAAACGGCAAAAATAAACTGTATATACCGTTTTCCTTGTCGGAAAGATTAAGCCTGCAAAAATTCCCGCGCAAATTAACGCCTAAGGGCTTCCCGTTGCCCGGAGCCCGCCTTACAGCGTTAAAACAGCAATATTTATAATATGCAAGTATACCACATTTGTCAAAGCTTTTCTTTTAAAATTTATTTACAATATCCGGAATATGATATATAATCTCCTTAACTAAATAGCGGCCCGGGGGTGCTGCAACAGCTTTGCTGTTGATGCTGAGAGAGTCCCTTTGAACCTGATGGTTAGTACCAACGCAGGAAGTGCCTTAAATAGTAAAACTATTGAGCTTAAAAAAACACTTCCCAACCGGAAGTGTTTTTTGCGTTTATAATCGCCTTACAGGCTGGAACTGCTGTTTAGCAAAAAAATTTACAGGAGGCATTATCTAATGAAAACATCTGAAAGGCTTTACAACTGTATCAAAGAAATATGGGACAGCTACAACAGCCACCCTTTTGTAAAAGGCATAAGCGACGGCACGCTCCCTATAGAAAGTTTCAGGTTCTACATGATACAGGATCATCTCTATTTAATGCAGTATGCGAAAGTATTCGCCCTCGGCGTTATAAAGGCGCGGGAAGAAAAATATATGCGCGCCTTCGCCAAAATGATAGACGAAATACTTAACACCGAAAACGCCGTACACCAAAACTATTTAAGGAAACTCGGCATATCCGCCGACGATATTAAGAATGCAAAAATGAGCCTTGCAAACGAAAGCTATACAAACTATATGATTTCCGTCGGCCTTAAAGAAGGCCTTGCCGAAATAGCCGTCGCCGTGCTTGCATGTTCATGGAGCTATAAACTTATAGGCGACTTTATGAAAACAATTCCCGGATGCGAGAATCATGAATTTTACGGCTACTGGATTAAGTCTTACAGCAGCGCGGAGTACGCCGAAAGCAACGACATAATAATCGATATGGTCGACAGCCTTACTGAAAATTACAGCGAGGAAGAACTTCTGAACCTCGAAAAAATAATAACGGTATGCAGTAAATACGAATATATGTTTTGGGATATGTCATACAAAATGGAGATGTAGCCGATGCTTGAATTTAAAAACGTTACTTTTCAATATGAAGGCGACGGCGCTCCAATGATCCAGAACCTTTCGTTCAGCGTTGCGCCGGGAGATTTTATCTCGCTGATCGGAACGTCAGGATGCGGCAAAAGCACTGTATTCCGCCTTATAAACGGCCTTGAGAAGCCGCGGGAGGGCACGATACTTTTTAACGGAAAAGACGTGTCGTCGGGCAAAAACTACAGCGCGTATATGCCCCAAAAAGATCTGCTTTTTCCATGGCGTACAATAGAAAAAAATATCTGCCTGCCCATGGAGATACAGAAAAAAAGCGCCGCCGAGATGAAAGAAAAAGCCCTGCATATGCTCAAAGAAGTAGGCCTTTTCGATTACCGAGCAAAATTCCCCAAAGAGCTTTCAGGCGGAATGAAGCAGAGGGCTTCTTTTGCAAGGACTCTCCTAACGGGAAGCAGTCTTCTGCTTCTTGACGAACCGTTTTCCGCCCTCGATTCCCTAACGCGTATTTCACTTCAGGAATGGCTGCTCGAGGAATGGCAAAAACACCAAAAAACGATACTTTTTGTAACGCATGACGTTGAGGAAGCCGTTTTCCTTTCAAGAAAAGTTTTCGTAATAAACGAGCGGCCTATAAAAAACTTCGAGATCCACGAAATTAACTTGCCATATCCCCGCAGCAGGGACATGCTTAAAAGCCCTGAAATCGTGGAGCTAAAAGAAAAGCTAATCAAAAACTTAAGGCAGGGGGCGCTCATATGAAAAAGAATATTCCGGCTATAATATTGTTCGCTGCGTTGCTTGCAGTTTGGCAGGCGGCGGCAATGGCTGTTGGGGCTCATTATATACTCCCTTCCCCCGTACAGATAATAAAAAAACTTTGGGACCTGCGCGTTCCGCTTTTTACCGTCCACCTTCCCGCAACTATGGGGGTAACGGCAATAGGGCTTATAATTTCCGTTATTTTCGGCCTGTTTCTTGCGGGCCTTATGGATTTGTATCCGAAAATAGAAAAAGCCCTTTATCCGATTATAATAGCTTCGCAGACAATACCTACGACGGCAATCGCCCCTCTTTTTGTGCTGTGGTTCGGCTACAGCATTTGGAGCAAAGTGCTTGTAACCGTGCTTATAACATTTTTTCCCATAACCATAACCGTTTTTGACGGCCTTAAATCTGCCAAACGGGAAATGGAAGAACTGCTTATAACATACGGCGCGGGCAAAAAAGAAATATTTTTTAAACTTAAAATACCGGGCGCACTGCCGAGCTTTTTCTCCGCCTTAAAAATGGCCGTCCCCCTTTCAATAATCGGCGCGGCAATAGCGGAATGGCTCGGCGCGCAAAGCGGGCTGGGATATTTCAGCAAAAGGATGATGACGCAGCTTGACGGCGCCGGAGTTTTCGCTCCCATTGTGCTTTTAAGCATTGCGGCAATGGCTGTTGTAGCCGTAATCAATGTAATTGAAAACAGACTCATAAAATGGAGGAAAGAATTATGATAAAAAAATTGCTTGCTTTATTAATATCATCGTCGTTTATATTTGCCGCATGCTCTCCACAGGGCGGCTCGGAAGGCCAAAACGCCGAAACGCCAAACGGCGAAAGCACACAGGACAATAAAACAGGCTCCGTTCAGGAACTTGAGGACTTTGAGGTCGTGCTCGACTGGTATCCGAACGCCGTACACAGCTTCATATATGAAGCAATCGAAAACGGCTATTACGCGGAAGAAGGCCTTAACGTTATAATACGTTTCCCATCCAACACAAACGACGCCATTTCCCTTACGGCGGCGGGCAAAGCCGATATGGGCATCTACTATATGCACGACATTATACGCGCAAAAGGCGACCAAGACATTCCCGTAAAATCTGTAGGCGCAATAACGCAGGAGCCGTTAAACATATTCCTGTCTCTTAAAGACAAAAATATTACCGAGCCGAAGGATCTTATAGGCAAAAAAATAGGCCAGTCGGGTTCGGATCTCAGCGAAGCAATTATACGCGTTATGGTCGAAGGAGCCGGCGGAAGTATGGACGACGTTGAAGTTATAGACGTTGGGTTCGATCTTATGAGCTCCATGACAACGGGAAATGTAGACGCAACTATCGGATGCATGGTCAACCATGAAGTGCCCGAGCTTGAGGACGAAGGCTTTGAAGTAAACTATTTTTATCCTAACGAATACGGTATGCCGGATTACTACGAACTTGTTTTTGTTACCGGCGAAAAAAACCTTGAAGAAAACAGGGATAAAATAGAAGGGTTCCTCCGCGCCAGCGCGAAAGGGTTTGAAGATATGAAAAAAGATCCTGCCGGAGCCGTAAAACTGCTTTTAGAAAATCAGAACGCCGAAAACTTCCCGCTTAAAGAAAATGTGGAAATGCAGAGCATAGAAACGCTTCTTCCTGTAATGGAAACCGAAAACGCAAAATTTTTAAGCCAAGACAAGGCTGTTTGGGAGGAAAATATAAACTGGCTTTTACAACAGGGTATACTTGAAAATCCCGTCAGCGCCGAGGATGTTTATGAGGATATAATCGGCTGAGTCCGTTTAATAAAATTCAGACGCATAAAATTTCGTCCATAACATTTTAAAATAAAAAGGCCCGCAGCGTAAAGTTTTACGCCGCGGGATTTTATTTTAGCCCCTGTAGAAATTAATCAGGCATCCTGCAAGAATAATTTTCCTTTCGTCATCCGTAAGTTCACCGAGCTTAAGAACCATCTTTTTCATGCCGTTTCCTACAATATACGCGTCTATTTCTCCTTTTTTCTCTTTTATGGCTTCGGCAATATTGGGGATATATATATAGTCACCGTTTTCAAAAGGCGGCTCGCCGTCTAGTATAAACGGC
This genomic window from Anaerotignum faecicola contains:
- a CDS encoding threonine/serine exporter family protein → MADIWTFAFNFVLSFLATMGFAVIYNAPKRELINCGIAGALGWVVYFYIMGETTNSTLSVFGGSIVVSACSRVLSYTRRAPSTLFLIPGIIPLVPGYPMYNTMLAMIEQDLYHSYLEGVGTLQMAGAIAIGIVFIFSLPYRAFAWVAPKDERKKRKK
- a CDS encoding PLP-dependent aminotransferase family protein; this translates as MDSIFNIKVDKTLQTPLYRQLGDAIFLLIENGVLKPNEKLPPIRRLAEEAGVNNSTAVSAYKYLENKKAVYSQTGSGTFVSPIPLEEIPPPVIEEHMRLIKRPEAGPGIINFTSTSLPQELFPVDEFKSAFDSLLDRERGNAFGNMDAQGFFPLRESLCKYLEIYGINQTPDNIQVLSGAQQGIDTVSKAMASYGDVVFMEKPTFYGAAGSFLSRGCQIIEIPMEHDGMDISALENLAKLYRPKFIYIMAYFQTPTGATYSSAKKKTILDLAEKYNFYIIEDDNLYDFNYSKEPIVPFKALDYRNRVVYIKSFSKILMPGLRVGFAAMPKKIISRMTTAKYTTDISTSGFLQKALDIYFRENNWREHIKSIRLYGMEKYRIAVKYADRLLKPYAKYHKPNGGISLWIDTKGIPADELLKACAQKNVLLSHGGQFYINGENSSYVRLSFINVSDEKLEAGIRRMGECLKGFTTGGKKV
- the alaS gene encoding alanine--tRNA ligase, which translates into the protein MKQMGVNEVREKFLSFFESKQHLRLPSASLIPHNDNSLLLINSGMAPLKPFFTGQETPPSKRVTTCQKCIRTGDIENVGKTARHGTFFEMLGDFSFGDYFKMEIIPWSWEFVTKVMEIPEDKLYVTVYKDDDEAAKIWHEVVGLPKDRIFYMGKEDNFWEHGTGPCGPCSEIYYDRGEKYGCGKEGCTVGCDCDRYMEFWNLVFTQFNAEPDGTYTDLEFKNIDTGMGLERMAAIMQGVDSIFDVDTVKALRDEVCRIAGVEYMKDHKTDVSVRVITDHIRSVTFMTADGVLPSNEGRGYVLRRLLRRAARHGKLLGINGEFLANLCDVVIECSGEAYPELVEKKDYIKKVLSVEENSFYKTIDKGMEILKNDIAEIKAAGRNVMDGAMSFRLYDTYGFPIDLTKEILEEEGISLDEDAFLEEMKIQKERARAARAESNYMGADETVYHQLDTNMTTEFAGYDVSVVDDAEIIAVVANNEVSETASVGDEVSVFLDRTPFYAEMGGQVGDIGVIKTNMGTVEVTDCIKVVGGKIAHIGSVVDGSIKVGEKASASYDVKNRLSISRNHSATHLLQKALRDVLGTHIQQAGSYVSADRLRFDFTHFTAMTAEEIRKVENIVNEKIYESIDITACEKTIDDARKMGATALFGEKYGNIVRVVDMGGYSIELCGGAHLKNTAQIGSFKIVSEGGVASGVRRIEALTGAGAVKFYQRQEDMLKNVCAALKTTPDNMVKRVEGLIAEQKTISKELSALKAKMAGDAAGNILEGKTEINGINVICAEVKGSDGAGLKTMGDELKNKLGSLVIALASENEGKVNLVAMATDDAVKKGAHCGSIIKAAAAVCGGGGGGKPNMAQAGGKDASKIGDALQKALEVIKSQI
- the gltX gene encoding glutamate--tRNA ligase, which produces MEIRTRFAPSPTGYMHIGNLRTALYEYLIAKANGGKFILRIEDTDQERYVEGAVDVIYNTLKITGLIHDEGPDVGGDYGPYVQSERRGMYMQYAQELVKKGEAYYCFCTKERLDGLKEKNGEGDAFSHYDRHCLSLSQDEINNNLKSGMPYVIRQKMPTEGKTTFEDAVYGTISVDNSELDDQILIKSDGMPTYNFANVVDDHLMKITHVVRGSEYLSSTPKYNLLYDAFGWDAPTYVHLPPVMKDAHHKLSKRNGDASFQDLIEKGYISDAIINYIALLGWSPSDNTEIFTLEELKKSFSISGLSKSPSIFDIQKLTWMNGEYIKAMEFEKYFSLVEPKLKEAVKNKSLDLRKIAALLQKRLETLNDVSALVDFFDELPEYTTELYVHKKMKTTEEIALSSLKACLPVLENLSDWEETAIHDSMMALVGELGIKNGQLLWPIRTALSGKPSSPGGAFELADILGREETIKRIEKGIELLSK
- a CDS encoding threonine/serine exporter family protein — protein: MDENMLLSFAIDLGEVMLRNGAETHRVEDTLERILSVSKDSMPETFVTPTGIFASIHSPLYGGTITKFKRISERSINLEKVTKANSLSRNFVEGKISLVKGFDELEKIDGIKPFNTALVLLMHGLVCFAFALLFNGCFTDGLVAFAVGVLLGITNNLMSRRTSPFLASLIGGASITIYTMVFYCLGMVISYETVITGSIMPLVPGVAITNAVRDIMNGDFLSGASRVTEAIITAVAVAASVGVVLSVSSKLGVI
- a CDS encoding IclR family transcriptional regulator; the encoded protein is MANPKGVIIQSVARALDILEYFSNRREMGISEISECMNLSKSTVYGLVNTLVSYGYLEQDGSTKKYKLGMKLFEMGRTVESRMDLRSEARPFCEMLSQKYGQTVHLATHCEGEVVYIDKFDMPDFLITYSQVGKRAPMTCTGVGKAMLAYLPKSYIEKYILGREFTVKTPNSIKNEAELEKELSIIAKKGYAQDREEIEIGLRCVAAPIFNCKKEPVAAISISGMANKMTPDAISVIADDIVKCAKDISFKIGCRD